The following coding sequences are from one uncultured Bacteroides sp. window:
- a CDS encoding HU family DNA-binding protein, with protein MPLFYKPLQSNVASKDGKKKWHPRLVKVGKVVDTQKIGELIADKASLTPGDVHNVIRNLMSVMREQLLSSRSVKLDGLGTFTMMANASGKGVDTPDEVSPSQIVNLRVQFTPTGTRAAGTGGTTRAMYTGVEYERWTEAADAESGDSGKTNGGNTGGNSEGEDPNA; from the coding sequence ATGCCTTTATTTTACAAACCATTGCAGAGCAATGTGGCATCTAAGGATGGGAAAAAGAAGTGGCATCCACGTTTGGTCAAGGTGGGAAAAGTGGTGGACACGCAGAAAATTGGCGAACTCATTGCCGATAAAGCGTCTCTTACTCCCGGTGATGTGCACAATGTGATCAGGAACTTGATGAGTGTGATGCGTGAGCAGTTGCTTAGTAGCCGTAGTGTGAAGTTGGACGGACTGGGAACGTTCACCATGATGGCCAATGCGAGTGGCAAAGGGGTGGATACTCCCGATGAGGTTTCGCCCTCTCAGATCGTGAACTTGCGCGTGCAGTTTACTCCCACCGGAACACGGGCGGCGGGTACAGGAGGTACTACCAGAGCGATGTACACTGGCGTTGAGTATGAACGTTGGACGGAAGCGGCGGATGCTGAAAGCGGGGATTCCGGAAAAACCAATGGCGGTAACACTGGTGGTAATTCCGAAGGTGAAGATCCCAATGCGTAA
- a CDS encoding energy transducer TonB, protein MNKHKNLIKKVATIALLLFISFAQMNAQDIKKYYNRQWKECQPNEARFLSITTKTDSGYYRKDYYIRERRLQMAGLYADSLCKIQNGSFAYYHSNGMPLHFERFKQNKKEGVAKSYYRNGCMADSAVYHDGKIVGVKLSWHENGCLRDSISLQEGGNGVSVSWFDNGMPSSTGRFSKGMKQDGKWMFFHRNGKVSAIEKYDQSKLVDKQYFNEQGELMKDTTNNDRVAQFKGGVKGLMKYIKRKVRFPKQYRIANGNKAVVEFSFTINEEGNIENVYTITSFAEPFDKEVETAILKSPRWQPARNHNRTVKQKYKIPVVFKN, encoded by the coding sequence ATGAATAAACACAAGAACCTTATCAAAAAAGTAGCCACTATAGCGCTATTACTCTTTATCTCTTTCGCACAAATGAATGCTCAGGACATAAAGAAATATTATAATCGTCAATGGAAAGAATGCCAACCCAATGAAGCGAGATTCTTGAGTATAACTACTAAAACAGATTCCGGATATTACAGAAAAGATTATTATATCAGAGAGAGGAGGCTGCAAATGGCTGGACTTTATGCCGACTCATTATGCAAGATCCAAAATGGTTCTTTCGCCTACTATCATTCTAATGGCATGCCTTTACATTTTGAAAGATTCAAGCAAAACAAGAAAGAAGGAGTAGCAAAAAGCTATTATCGCAATGGCTGCATGGCCGATTCAGCGGTATATCATGACGGAAAAATCGTTGGAGTGAAGTTATCTTGGCATGAAAATGGATGCCTACGCGATTCCATCTCATTACAAGAGGGAGGAAACGGGGTATCGGTTTCATGGTTCGACAACGGCATGCCATCTTCGACAGGTCGTTTTTCCAAAGGCATGAAGCAAGATGGGAAATGGATGTTCTTTCACAGAAATGGAAAGGTTAGCGCTATTGAAAAATACGATCAATCGAAGCTTGTAGACAAGCAGTATTTCAACGAACAGGGTGAATTGATGAAAGATACCACCAACAATGACAGGGTGGCCCAATTTAAAGGAGGAGTAAAAGGTCTTATGAAGTATATAAAAAGAAAAGTACGATTCCCCAAGCAGTATAGAATAGCCAATGGAAACAAAGCAGTTGTTGAGTTCTCTTTCACAATCAATGAAGAAGGAAATATTGAAAATGTATATACTATAACTTCTTTTGCTGAACCTTTTGACAAAGAAGTAGAGACGGCTATACTAAAATCGCCCAGATGGCAACCTGCCAGAAATCACAATAGAACGGTAAAACAAAAGTACAAGATACCGGTCGTTTTCAAAAACTAA
- a CDS encoding carboxylesterase family protein, whose protein sequence is MKRIVFIITLSMMLVAALTSRAQQTRVKVEGGWIQGVATDGMAVFKGIPFAAPPVGDLRWKAPQPVIPWEGVKETAKYAPAPMQSGNPQAGKSEDCLYLNVWTPAKSANEKVPVLVWIYGGGFSFGATSEPVYDGVKLASKGVVLVSIAYRVGQLGFLAHPELSAESPDHVSGNYGLLDQIAGLRWIKNNIAAFGGDPDKVTIFGESAGGISVSMLCASPLAKGLFQGAISESGGSFGPTRPTTYPGENMKTLKQAEAVGEEFAKAHNASSIGELRKVDAEKLIPAGWAMAGAWPIVDGYVIPGDQYELYKAGKYNDVNVLIGYNSDEGASFPPGRTPQEYAASVKKRYGKFADALMAAYPAAENSVPKTARDLSRDAAFGWHTWTWARLQSETGKSKVYYYYFDQHPDFPKDSPRYGYGSPHGQEVVYVFQHLNTADPNTSASDLKTSEAMGIYWTNFAKYGNPNGKGVPQWPAFSDANPKVLYLGPNIHVGPVPSEKSLKVLDSYFEWRRTPEGAAWAK, encoded by the coding sequence ATGAAAAGAATTGTATTTATTATTACTCTGTCAATGATGCTTGTGGCAGCTTTAACCTCTCGTGCGCAACAAACACGAGTGAAGGTTGAGGGAGGATGGATTCAGGGAGTGGCAACGGATGGAATGGCGGTTTTCAAAGGGATCCCTTTTGCTGCACCTCCTGTTGGCGATTTGCGTTGGAAAGCTCCTCAGCCTGTTATCCCTTGGGAGGGAGTGAAAGAGACGGCTAAATATGCGCCAGCTCCTATGCAAAGCGGCAATCCGCAGGCAGGTAAAAGTGAAGATTGCTTGTATCTCAACGTGTGGACGCCTGCAAAATCGGCGAACGAGAAAGTACCAGTGCTTGTTTGGATCTATGGTGGCGGCTTTAGCTTTGGGGCAACTAGCGAACCGGTTTATGATGGTGTGAAGTTGGCTTCAAAAGGAGTGGTATTGGTTAGTATAGCCTATCGTGTCGGTCAACTGGGCTTCCTTGCTCATCCTGAACTGAGTGCCGAAAGCCCCGATCATGTTTCAGGCAATTACGGTTTACTCGATCAGATAGCAGGGCTTCGTTGGATAAAGAATAACATTGCTGCTTTTGGTGGTGATCCTGATAAAGTGACTATTTTCGGAGAGTCGGCTGGTGGTATCTCTGTGAGCATGCTGTGTGCTTCTCCGTTGGCAAAAGGTTTGTTTCAAGGTGCTATCTCCGAAAGCGGAGGCTCTTTTGGACCAACTCGCCCAACCACATATCCTGGCGAGAACATGAAGACGTTGAAGCAGGCTGAGGCTGTTGGCGAAGAGTTTGCCAAAGCACACAATGCTTCATCTATTGGCGAATTGCGTAAGGTGGATGCTGAGAAATTGATCCCTGCCGGATGGGCAATGGCTGGTGCATGGCCTATCGTTGATGGTTATGTGATTCCCGGCGATCAATATGAATTGTATAAGGCTGGAAAATATAATGATGTGAATGTACTTATTGGTTATAACTCTGATGAAGGTGCAAGCTTTCCTCCGGGCCGTACACCACAAGAGTATGCTGCTAGCGTAAAAAAACGCTATGGTAAGTTTGCTGATGCTTTGATGGCGGCTTATCCTGCTGCTGAAAATTCTGTTCCTAAAACGGCTCGTGATCTCTCTCGTGATGCGGCTTTCGGCTGGCATACATGGACTTGGGCGCGACTTCAGTCTGAAACTGGAAAATCGAAGGTATATTATTATTATTTTGATCAACATCCTGACTTTCCGAAGGATTCTCCTCGCTATGGCTACGGTTCTCCACATGGGCAAGAGGTAGTTTACGTTTTTCAGCATTTGAATACTGCAGACCCAAATACTTCTGCTTCAGATCTGAAAACATCCGAGGCTATGGGGATCTATTGGACGAACTTCGCTAAATATGGAAATCCTAATGGCAAAGGGGTACCTCAATGGCCAGCCTTTAGCGATGCTAATCCGAAGGTGTTATATCTGGGACCTAATATTCATGTGGGACCGGTGCCTAGCGAAAAATCGTTGAAGGTTCTTGATTCCTATTTTGAATGGCGCAGAACTCCCGAAGGAGCAGCTTGGGCTAAATAG
- a CDS encoding aldo/keto reductase: protein MENVRLNNGIEMPILGFGVYQITDAQECEQSVLDALQIGYRLIDTASVYRNEEAVGRAIQRSGIAREELFITTKLWVSDYGYEKTKIAFEKSLRKLKLNYLDLYLIHQPYGDVHGAWRAMEELYKEGKVRAIGISNFQPDRVMDMILFNKVVPAVNQIETHPFNQQVNNLKFLQENHVQLESWGPFAEGRNNIFSNEILVSLAAKYQKSVAQVMLRWLTQRGIVAIPKSVHKERIAENFNIFDFELSAEDMAAITVLDTKTSSFLDHRDPETVKWMASRIIED from the coding sequence ATGGAAAATGTAAGACTGAACAATGGAATTGAAATGCCGATCCTTGGATTTGGCGTATATCAGATCACTGATGCTCAAGAGTGCGAACAAAGCGTTCTGGATGCATTACAAATTGGTTATCGCTTAATTGACACGGCTTCTGTATACAGAAACGAAGAAGCTGTGGGTAGGGCTATTCAAAGGAGTGGAATAGCACGAGAAGAATTATTTATTACAACTAAACTCTGGGTTTCAGACTATGGCTATGAAAAAACAAAAATAGCTTTTGAAAAGTCATTGCGTAAGTTAAAGTTGAACTATCTTGATTTGTATCTCATTCATCAACCTTATGGAGATGTTCACGGTGCGTGGCGTGCTATGGAAGAACTTTATAAAGAAGGTAAGGTGCGGGCGATAGGGATCAGTAATTTTCAGCCGGACCGAGTGATGGATATGATTTTATTCAATAAAGTGGTACCAGCGGTAAATCAGATTGAAACACATCCTTTTAATCAACAGGTTAACAACCTGAAATTCTTGCAGGAAAATCATGTTCAGCTTGAATCTTGGGGGCCTTTCGCCGAAGGGAGGAATAACATTTTCAGCAATGAAATATTGGTTTCGTTGGCTGCAAAATATCAAAAATCTGTTGCGCAAGTCATGCTCCGCTGGTTGACTCAAAGAGGCATTGTTGCTATTCCTAAGTCGGTTCATAAGGAGCGTATTGCTGAAAACTTCAACATCTTTGATTTTGAATTGAGTGCTGAAGACATGGCGGCGATAACCGTTTTAGACACCAAGACAAGTAGCTTCTTAGATCATCGCGATCCGGAAACTGTAAAATGGATGGCAAGTAGAATAATTGAAGATTAA
- a CDS encoding smalltalk protein, translating into MKKSSWDLILKIIIAVASAIAGAVGAQAMTL; encoded by the coding sequence ATGAAAAAGTCGAGTTGGGATTTGATTCTGAAAATCATTATCGCAGTGGCGAGTGCCATTGCCGGAGCTGTGGGAGCACAAGCCATGACGTTGTAA
- a CDS encoding GNAT family N-acetyltransferase: protein MNAITTKRTQSTDACFNSLIAQLDADLNARYERVQSKYDQYNKIVAIDTVVVAFDGDKPVGCGCFKEYDAESVEMKRMFVAPDYRGRKISKLILEELEKWAGELGYSKAVIETGYKQHEAIGLYSKNGYGRIENYGPYKDFPESLCFEKLIAVV, encoded by the coding sequence ATGAATGCAATAACGACGAAACGGACTCAAAGTACAGATGCTTGCTTCAACTCTTTGATAGCACAACTTGACGCTGACTTGAATGCCAGATATGAAAGAGTGCAATCTAAGTATGATCAGTATAACAAGATTGTTGCGATAGATACTGTCGTTGTAGCTTTTGATGGCGACAAGCCTGTGGGATGTGGATGCTTTAAGGAGTATGATGCTGAATCGGTGGAGATGAAGCGCATGTTTGTGGCGCCTGACTATAGGGGTAGGAAAATATCGAAACTGATTTTAGAAGAATTAGAAAAGTGGGCAGGAGAGTTGGGCTATTCTAAAGCGGTTATCGAAACGGGTTATAAACAACATGAAGCAATAGGACTGTATAGCAAGAATGGATATGGCAGGATAGAGAATTACGGTCCGTATAAAGACTTTCCAGAAAGTCTTTGTTTTGAGAAATTGATTGCTGTGGTTTAA
- a CDS encoding DJ-1/PfpI family protein: MAKKVLLFLAQGFEAYEASVFTDVFGWSREIDLEPVDLVTTALRPTIKCYWNLIVSPQLPFEEVDVDDYDALAIPGGAGEAGFYEDAYDERFLDLIRAFDRRGKLIASICVGALPIAKSGVLVHRKATTWDLNEGVRRTQLADFGVEVQDEQLVVEGNIITSTGPATSLDVAFKLLEMLTNAENVDEVKKNMRFVAR; encoded by the coding sequence ATGGCTAAAAAAGTCCTTTTGTTTCTTGCTCAAGGTTTTGAAGCTTATGAAGCGAGTGTGTTTACTGATGTCTTTGGTTGGAGTCGCGAAATCGATTTAGAGCCAGTTGATTTGGTTACTACAGCTTTGCGTCCTACAATAAAGTGTTATTGGAATTTAATTGTCAGTCCGCAACTGCCTTTCGAAGAAGTCGATGTGGATGATTATGATGCGCTGGCAATTCCCGGAGGTGCTGGAGAAGCGGGCTTTTATGAGGATGCTTATGATGAGCGTTTTCTCGATTTGATCAGAGCATTTGATCGAAGAGGCAAGCTGATTGCTTCGATCTGTGTGGGCGCTTTGCCGATAGCGAAATCGGGAGTGTTAGTTCACAGAAAGGCTACCACATGGGATCTGAACGAGGGTGTGAGGCGAACGCAACTGGCGGATTTTGGGGTAGAGGTGCAAGATGAGCAATTGGTGGTAGAGGGCAATATTATCACGTCAACCGGTCCGGCAACGAGCCTCGATGTGGCCTTTAAATTGCTTGAGATGCTTACCAACGCTGAAAATGTGGATGAAGTGAAAAAGAATATGCGTTTTGTTGCTCGCTGA
- a CDS encoding helix-turn-helix domain-containing protein: MDELVKIENISQYNTMLGLETLHPLVAVIDFSKAQRVNQTHRYMGLYTLFLKDVKCGDIKYGRNYYDYQEGTLVFIAPGQIIEMKKSGEYIQPKGWALLFHPDLIHGTSLGHHIKDYSFFSYESYEALHLSDQERQIVIDCLHKIDLELRHAIDKHSKKLIVTNIELLLNYCVRFYDRQFLTRSKINKDILIRFEKLLDNYFLSNTPSLSGLPTVGFCAEKLHLSPNYFGDLIKKETGKSPKEHIQLKLIDVAKERILDTNKSVSEVAYELGFKYPQHFTRMFKKSTGISPNEFRNLN, from the coding sequence ATGGACGAGCTCGTAAAAATAGAAAACATTTCTCAATACAACACTATGTTGGGCTTAGAAACCTTGCATCCGTTGGTAGCTGTTATTGACTTTTCAAAGGCTCAACGGGTCAATCAAACGCACCGATATATGGGATTATATACCCTATTTTTGAAAGATGTCAAATGTGGAGATATAAAATATGGCCGCAATTATTATGACTATCAGGAAGGTACTTTGGTTTTTATTGCGCCTGGGCAAATTATTGAAATGAAAAAAAGCGGTGAATATATTCAACCAAAGGGCTGGGCATTGTTATTTCATCCCGATTTGATTCACGGCACATCGCTCGGGCATCATATCAAAGATTATAGCTTCTTTTCTTACGAATCCTACGAAGCTCTTCACCTATCGGATCAGGAACGACAAATTGTGATTGATTGTCTGCATAAGATTGACCTTGAATTACGGCATGCCATCGACAAGCATAGCAAAAAGCTGATTGTAACTAACATTGAGCTGCTTCTAAACTATTGCGTACGTTTCTACGATCGCCAGTTCCTCACCCGCAGCAAGATCAACAAAGACATTTTAATCCGATTCGAGAAGTTGCTAGACAACTATTTCCTATCGAACACTCCCTCCTTATCCGGTTTGCCAACAGTAGGTTTTTGTGCTGAAAAGCTCCACCTTTCTCCCAATTATTTTGGAGATCTCATCAAAAAAGAGACTGGAAAATCGCCAAAGGAACATATCCAGCTAAAGTTGATCGATGTAGCCAAAGAGAGAATTCTCGACACGAATAAATCCGTTAGCGAAGTAGCTTATGAATTGGGGTTTAAGTATCCTCAACACTTCACCAGAATGTTTAAAAAAAGCACAGGCATCTCGCCTAATGAATTTCGCAATCTCAACTAA
- a CDS encoding DUF4248 domain-containing protein has protein sequence MEHTDLTLLYTALTKTELAQMYLPQTTPAVARRKLNEWISRNNSLVCLLRQTGYTPCTRMLTPAQVRLIIEHLGEP, from the coding sequence ATGGAACATACCGATTTAACGTTACTCTACACCGCGCTCACCAAAACGGAGCTGGCGCAAATGTATCTGCCACAGACAACGCCTGCCGTGGCACGTCGCAAACTCAATGAATGGATTTCTCGCAACAACTCCCTTGTTTGCTTATTGCGGCAAACGGGATACACGCCTTGCACACGCATGCTTACTCCGGCGCAAGTGCGGCTTATCATTGAGCATCTTGGCGAACCGTGA
- a CDS encoding Lin1244/Lin1753 domain-containing protein, whose protein sequence is MARPLKSGLDYFPLDVDFLHDRKVRRIVRRNGCAGIAVIISLFCEIYRGKGYYVVWDEDLCFDISDQTECTADQVEIIFQSCLEARLFDPDLYASQHVLTSCALQQRYIKINQDCKRKRTIDPAYCLFPVGCMSQKENDEEGAASNADCSDTDHEKASSFSSESGIGQNQSAADRNFSTLSNNATSLQLMGAAAVYGSALEKGCEASELRDKRDCAVDSSESRNKRGDAAASESRNEKSSAFSSESGTDQNQSAADKKRVSSEVTRGEGRVSSEKTPQNKRKESKGQENKAQHSKREKNRPQQTAFSPAGKAEEGAAPPVVKSLSSSQNFDNQDNIEVKPILKLNLDALNVKNAKTVQAINALSQRPEIGGLNGVLWKVLSMQYRPLLVRKENPGDYILWALNHPEMFTETYTHLLQKKCRG, encoded by the coding sequence ATGGCTCGTCCTTTAAAAAGCGGACTGGATTATTTTCCGTTGGATGTGGATTTTCTGCATGATCGTAAAGTACGGCGCATCGTTCGTCGTAACGGTTGTGCAGGCATTGCTGTCATCATTTCGTTGTTTTGTGAGATCTATCGTGGCAAGGGCTATTATGTGGTGTGGGATGAAGATCTGTGTTTCGATATTTCTGATCAGACGGAGTGCACTGCCGATCAGGTTGAAATCATTTTTCAAAGTTGCCTCGAAGCTCGCTTGTTCGATCCTGACCTGTATGCCTCGCAGCATGTTTTGACCTCCTGCGCCTTGCAGCAGCGATACATCAAAATCAATCAAGATTGCAAACGCAAGCGCACCATCGATCCTGCTTATTGTCTTTTTCCTGTGGGTTGTATGTCTCAAAAAGAGAATGACGAGGAAGGTGCCGCATCAAATGCTGATTGCAGCGATACAGATCATGAAAAAGCTTCTTCCTTTTCTTCGGAATCAGGAATAGGTCAGAATCAATCTGCTGCTGATCGAAATTTTTCTACTCTTTCGAACAATGCAACTTCTTTGCAGCTGATGGGTGCTGCCGCTGTCTACGGTTCTGCCCTTGAAAAAGGTTGTGAGGCTTCCGAGTTGAGGGATAAAAGAGATTGTGCTGTTGATTCTTCCGAATCAAGAAATAAAAGAGGTGATGCTGCTGCTTCTGAATCGAGGAATGAAAAATCTTCTGCCTTTTCTTCGGAATCAGGAACAGATCAGAATCAATCTGCTGCCGATAAAAAAAGAGTTTCTTCCGAAGTAACGAGGGGTGAGGGGAGGGTTTCTTCCGAAAAAACGCCCCAAAACAAACGAAAGGAAAGTAAAGGACAGGAAAATAAAGCACAGCATAGCAAAAGAGAGAAAAACAGACCACAACAAACCGCCTTTTCGCCCGCGGGCAAAGCGGAAGAGGGAGCGGCTCCGCCGGTTGTAAAGAGTCTGTCTTCTTCTCAAAACTTTGATAATCAAGATAATATAGAGGTAAAACCTATATTGAAGTTGAATCTTGATGCACTCAATGTGAAGAATGCCAAAACGGTACAAGCCATCAATGCTCTGAGTCAACGCCCCGAGATTGGGGGACTGAACGGGGTGTTGTGGAAGGTGCTTAGCATGCAGTATCGTCCGCTGCTGGTGCGGAAAGAGAATCCGGGTGATTACATCCTCTGGGCGCTGAACCATCCTGAAATGTTTACAGAAACTTACACTCATCTTCTGCAAAAGAAATGTCGGGGCTGA
- a CDS encoding AraC family transcriptional regulator: MNLKELSQQEYTARINRVMDYINQHIDQQIDLSTMADIASFSPYHFHRIFTYVVGETPNNFVSRIKLEKAAQLLQDNPKISVSEVAFQCGFVNISSFSRAFKGYFGVNTKEFRTQEKAIYIKDGIRYSKNCKPISKIGKNPQQLNDHLCSVEFNKLIIMDTKIEIKQMPELNLIYCRHMGAFNAIGQAYEKLFRWAAPRGLVTAETKTVTVYHDDPSITSIDKVRQDASIIVSGDVKVEGEIGKSTVRSGKYAVGHFEIKETEFEEAWNTMCAWLTESGYQPDDRPCYELYHDDYKDHPEHKFIVDICISVKPL, translated from the coding sequence ATGAATCTTAAAGAACTAAGTCAACAGGAATATACTGCCCGAATCAATCGGGTGATGGATTACATCAACCAGCATATTGACCAGCAGATAGATCTATCTACGATGGCCGATATTGCTTCTTTTTCGCCCTACCACTTCCACCGCATTTTTACATACGTTGTAGGCGAAACACCCAATAATTTCGTGTCGCGCATCAAGCTTGAGAAAGCCGCCCAATTGCTGCAAGACAATCCCAAAATTTCTGTCAGCGAGGTCGCTTTTCAATGCGGATTCGTCAACATATCCTCGTTTAGCAGAGCCTTTAAAGGCTATTTCGGCGTAAATACTAAGGAATTTCGCACACAGGAGAAAGCGATATATATCAAAGACGGAATCAGATATAGCAAGAATTGCAAACCGATTAGCAAGATCGGCAAAAATCCGCAGCAACTTAATGATCACCTTTGCAGTGTCGAATTTAATAAATTAATCATTATGGACACGAAAATTGAGATCAAACAAATGCCTGAACTTAACCTTATTTATTGTCGCCACATGGGGGCGTTCAATGCAATCGGTCAGGCTTATGAGAAGCTTTTCAGATGGGCAGCTCCCAGGGGACTGGTTACCGCTGAAACAAAAACAGTGACTGTTTACCATGACGATCCGTCGATCACAAGTATTGACAAGGTGCGTCAGGATGCAAGTATCATCGTCAGTGGCGACGTAAAAGTGGAAGGAGAAATTGGCAAGTCGACTGTTCGGAGTGGCAAGTATGCTGTGGGACATTTCGAGATCAAAGAAACTGAGTTTGAAGAGGCATGGAACACGATGTGCGCATGGCTCACCGAAAGTGGCTATCAGCCTGATGATCGACCTTGTTACGAGTTGTATCACGACGATTACAAGGATCATCCGGAGCACAAGTTTATCGTAGATATATGCATCTCGGTTAAACCGCTTTAA